From a region of the Chitinophaga caseinilytica genome:
- a CDS encoding UbiA prenyltransferase family protein, whose translation MFVFVVLAGFGLAALISYKFMFVLGIYFVLNLGYSFGLKNVSILDILILASGFVLRVKAGGVAADVAISEWLNIMVFLLAVFMAFAKRRDDVLHKLQSGKDLRKASKGYNLDFLNASLAVVSAVIIVAYLMYTMSPETMAHFKTYRLYYTSIFVIAGLLRYLQITYVDNDTGSPTKILYKDRFIQLTILLWILSFYVIIYLPTNKSFFE comes from the coding sequence ATGTTCGTGTTCGTGGTGCTCGCGGGCTTCGGGCTGGCGGCGCTTATCAGTTACAAGTTCATGTTCGTACTGGGGATTTATTTCGTGCTCAACCTGGGGTATTCCTTCGGGTTGAAAAACGTGTCCATCCTCGACATCCTCATCCTCGCTTCCGGGTTCGTGCTGCGCGTGAAAGCAGGCGGTGTGGCGGCAGACGTAGCCATTTCGGAATGGTTGAATATCATGGTGTTCCTCCTCGCCGTGTTCATGGCGTTCGCCAAACGGAGAGACGATGTGCTGCACAAGCTCCAGTCGGGCAAAGACCTCCGCAAAGCGTCCAAAGGCTATAACCTCGATTTCCTCAACGCCTCGCTGGCGGTCGTTTCCGCCGTGATCATCGTGGCTTATCTCATGTATACGATGAGCCCCGAAACCATGGCCCACTTCAAAACCTACCGCCTCTACTATACCAGTATTTTTGTTATTGCCGGATTATTACGATATTTGCAAATAACCTACGTCGACAACGACACCGGTTCTCCCACCAAAATCCTATACAAAGACCGCTTTATTCAATTAACCATTCTCCTGTGGATTCTAAGCTTTTATGTGATCATTTATTTACCGACGAATAAAAGTTTTTTTGAATAA
- a CDS encoding MauE/DoxX family redox-associated membrane protein, with translation MRKYSEAGIHFPAANRLRSLVLRQLYIDIATGLLAVRLAYSAVTGFLAPGLFHMRLSRYDAWRMFADELVLTVPFTQAALVLLLALARTKQAGLYGSFAMMCFTFILPRSLRDGWNTLAADLLLAGLAIAAAVLEGKMRSMRVRTA, from the coding sequence ATGCGCAAATATTCCGAAGCCGGTATCCATTTCCCGGCTGCCAACCGATTGCGGAGCCTGGTGCTTCGCCAACTTTACATAGACATCGCCACCGGCCTGCTCGCCGTTCGGCTGGCCTATTCGGCTGTAACCGGGTTCCTGGCGCCGGGGCTTTTCCATATGCGGCTAAGCCGGTACGACGCCTGGCGGATGTTCGCCGACGAACTGGTGCTGACGGTCCCCTTCACCCAGGCTGCGCTCGTGCTGCTGCTCGCCCTCGCCCGGACGAAACAGGCCGGGCTGTATGGTTCCTTCGCCATGATGTGCTTCACGTTCATCCTCCCCCGCAGCCTGCGCGACGGCTGGAACACCCTGGCGGCAGACCTCCTGCTGGCCGGATTGGCCATCGCGGCGGCGGTGCTGGAAGGAAAAATGCGGTCGATGAGAGTAAGAACTGCCTGA
- a CDS encoding HAD family hydrolase — MKQAIAFFDFDGTITRKDTLFEIIRFQKGALALYAGMALLSPLLVLFKLKVIGNQRMKEIVLKFYFKGTPLAEFQEKCSAFCKERLPALLRPRAVNAIAWHISEGHTVFIVTASAENWVQPWAEKAGVPVLGSRLEVVNGRLTGALVGKNCNGDEKVCRIREAVKLTPYQAVYAYGDSSGDREMLALAQHKGFREFE; from the coding sequence GTGAAGCAGGCGATCGCATTTTTCGATTTCGATGGTACCATTACACGGAAAGACACCCTTTTCGAAATTATCCGTTTCCAGAAGGGAGCGCTGGCGCTGTATGCCGGCATGGCCCTGCTGTCGCCCCTGCTGGTACTCTTCAAATTGAAAGTGATCGGTAACCAGCGGATGAAGGAAATTGTGCTGAAGTTTTATTTCAAAGGCACGCCCCTGGCCGAATTCCAGGAAAAGTGCAGCGCTTTTTGCAAGGAGCGGTTGCCGGCGTTGCTGCGCCCGCGGGCGGTGAACGCCATTGCCTGGCATATTTCAGAAGGCCATACCGTTTTTATCGTGACGGCTTCCGCGGAAAACTGGGTGCAGCCCTGGGCTGAGAAAGCCGGGGTGCCCGTGCTGGGATCGCGGCTGGAAGTTGTAAATGGGCGGTTGACGGGCGCGCTCGTCGGGAAAAACTGCAATGGCGACGAAAAGGTTTGCCGCATCCGCGAAGCCGTGAAACTCACGCCGTACCAGGCCGTTTATGCCTATGGCGACAGCAGCGGCGACCGCGAAATGCTGGCGCTCGCCCAGCATAAGGGCTTCCGGGAATTCGAGTAA
- a CDS encoding FAD-binding oxidoreductase, whose product MRKNISNWGNYPVLNCEEVSFSMEEQLLQYVNTHDRVIARGNGRCYGDASLGEHSVSTLRYDKVLAFDEENGVFECQSGLTLDQILDIIVPRGWFLPVTPGTKFITIGGAVASDVHGKNHHSEGSFSNHIVSMKVLTGKGLTECSPETEPDLFWATCGGMGLTGIITTVRFTLKKIETAYIRQKQIKAKNLDEVLQLFEEHKHYTYSMAWIDCLQKGDSFGRSILIVGEHATKDQVAAKAAKAPLELPRKMKLTVPFNLPGFVLNNFTVKLFNALYYAKNTRRVIENTVPYEPFFYPLDAILHWNRGYGKDGFVQYQFVLPMDKKDGLVAILQKISEKGWGSFLAVLKTFGKQDDLISFPMEGYTLALDFPVRNGLFPFLDELDALVLQYGGRLYLTKDARMQERVFWDSYPNAERFREIVKTWNPAGKFRSAQSDRLNFQFA is encoded by the coding sequence ATGCGAAAAAACATCTCGAATTGGGGCAATTATCCCGTATTGAACTGTGAAGAGGTCTCCTTCTCCATGGAGGAACAGCTGTTGCAGTATGTAAACACCCACGACCGCGTGATCGCCAGAGGAAACGGGCGCTGCTACGGCGATGCGTCGCTCGGTGAGCATAGCGTTTCCACCCTGCGGTACGACAAAGTGCTGGCGTTCGACGAAGAAAACGGCGTGTTCGAATGCCAGTCGGGCCTTACGCTCGACCAGATCCTCGACATCATCGTTCCCCGCGGCTGGTTCCTGCCCGTTACGCCGGGGACCAAATTCATTACCATCGGCGGCGCCGTGGCGTCTGACGTGCATGGCAAGAACCACCATTCCGAAGGTTCCTTCAGCAACCATATCGTTTCCATGAAAGTGTTGACGGGTAAGGGTTTGACGGAATGTTCGCCCGAAACGGAGCCCGATCTTTTCTGGGCCACCTGCGGCGGGATGGGGCTTACCGGCATCATAACAACAGTAAGGTTCACACTGAAGAAGATCGAAACGGCGTATATCCGTCAGAAGCAGATCAAGGCGAAGAACCTCGACGAAGTGTTGCAGCTTTTCGAAGAACATAAACATTATACTTACTCCATGGCCTGGATCGATTGCCTGCAAAAGGGCGATTCCTTCGGCCGGAGCATCCTCATCGTTGGCGAGCATGCCACCAAAGACCAGGTAGCTGCCAAAGCGGCGAAAGCACCTTTGGAGCTGCCCCGCAAAATGAAGCTCACCGTGCCTTTCAACCTGCCGGGCTTCGTGCTGAACAACTTCACCGTCAAACTTTTCAACGCGCTTTACTACGCGAAAAATACCAGACGCGTCATCGAAAACACCGTGCCGTACGAGCCTTTCTTCTACCCGCTGGACGCGATCCTGCACTGGAACCGCGGTTACGGGAAAGACGGGTTCGTGCAATACCAGTTCGTGTTGCCGATGGATAAGAAAGACGGGCTGGTGGCCATTCTGCAAAAGATCAGCGAAAAAGGCTGGGGCTCTTTCCTGGCCGTACTGAAAACTTTCGGGAAGCAGGACGATCTGATCTCCTTCCCCATGGAAGGCTATACGCTGGCGCTCGATTTCCCCGTGCGCAATGGCCTTTTCCCGTTCCTCGACGAGCTGGATGCGCTGGTGCTGCAGTACGGCGGCCGGCTGTACCTGACGAAAGACGCCAGGATGCAGGAGCGCGTGTTCTGGGACAGCTACCCCAATGCGGAGCGGTTCCGGGAAATCGTCAAAACCTGGAACCCCGCCGGTAAATTCCGGTCTGCCCAATCCGACCGACTCAATTTTCAATTCGCATAA
- a CDS encoding SDR family oxidoreductase — protein sequence MPTVLILGAGSDIAVALARRYAAAGFTLQLAGRNPEQLRPLEQDLRIRHRIAATVHAFDALDFASHAGFYRTLPAPPDVVLCVFGYLGSQEKGQENWQEASRILHTNFTGAVSILNVVAEDMAARGKGTIIGISSVAGDRGRMSNYLYGSAKAGFTTYLSGLRNRLWHSGVHVMTVEPGFVATQMTEHLALPALLTAQPDEVAKDIFKAAERKKNVLYTKWFWRYIMMIIKNVPEPIFKKKKL from the coding sequence ATGCCTACCGTATTAATCCTGGGCGCCGGGTCAGATATAGCAGTTGCCCTCGCCCGCCGCTACGCCGCCGCAGGTTTTACCCTCCAGTTGGCCGGCCGGAACCCCGAACAGTTGCGCCCCCTGGAGCAGGATTTGCGCATCCGCCACCGCATCGCCGCCACCGTGCATGCTTTCGACGCGCTCGACTTCGCCTCCCACGCCGGTTTTTACCGCACCCTCCCCGCGCCGCCGGATGTGGTGCTTTGCGTGTTCGGCTACCTCGGGTCGCAGGAAAAAGGCCAGGAAAACTGGCAGGAAGCTTCCCGCATCCTCCATACCAACTTTACCGGCGCCGTTTCTATCCTCAATGTGGTGGCCGAAGACATGGCCGCAAGAGGGAAAGGCACGATCATAGGGATCAGTTCCGTTGCGGGAGACCGCGGGCGGATGAGCAATTATCTCTACGGCAGTGCCAAAGCAGGCTTTACGACGTATCTTTCCGGCCTGCGCAACCGCCTCTGGCATTCCGGTGTGCATGTGATGACCGTGGAACCGGGGTTCGTGGCTACGCAGATGACGGAGCACCTGGCGCTCCCGGCCTTGCTCACGGCGCAGCCCGACGAAGTGGCGAAAGATATTTTCAAAGCAGCGGAAAGGAAGAAAAACGTATTGTACACGAAGTGGTTCTGGCGATATATCATGATGATCATCAAAAACGTTCCCGAGCCCATTTTCAAAAAGAAGAAACTGTGA